The genomic DNA TTTCTGAGTCAGAACCTCCTGGAGTCGCAGTGGCAGACCATCGTCGACGACCTGATAAACCTGATGGCTACGCCCGTGTTCGATAGCAAACGTATCGCGTCGTGCAGTCAAGATGAATTTTTCCTGTTGTATTCTGATACAGAGTTGAAGTTCAAAGCCCTAGAAGTTACAGCAAAAGCCAAAGAAATGAGTgaagttatttactattttttgaaatatttactttCAGACTATGTTACAAAGCTTGATTGCAGTTGGTTTTACTCATTAACCAGGCAGTGGGTTGCTAGAAATCGGagaattttcctttcgtggcctgAGATTAAACGTGGAAAACAAGATATAATGTTTTTTAGACACTGTGATTTTTTATCCGCAAGGACGCACTTCGATAGAATGCAGTTCGATTATTTGAATTCTGTGAGCTCGGGTATCCTAAAAGCCGTTCCTCATTTTGGCCGACTTAAAAAAATCAACATCGACCACGTTGCATCTGGGGAGCTGATGTGGGCGATTGGGTGCCATTGTCCTAATCTTGAAGACATAAGTTTATATGTTAAAGCGCATGATAGGACTAAATACAGtactctttttgaaaaaaaattattatgtggAATGACGTCGTTGTACGCCCACAAAAAGATAGTGCATACATCTTTTCCGGGGAGACCGGTTGGGTGCCCCAGACTTCTTAAAATTTCCCTGCCCCGAGTGGAGGACGAGACAGCTCTGGCAAAATTAACGGGGCTGTTACTCTCTTATCTTCCTCACCTGGAAGAACTTACGGGTTGTAACTTGCCAGAGGCGTTAGGGGCGGCGTTCATGCTTGCTTCTCCGCCTACACTGCTGGCTCTGAGGAGCATTGAAGAGTTACGTTATCGTGAGGGTCTTCAGGCAATCTGCAGTTACATGGATGTGAAGAAGCTTCTTCCGAACGTGACCAGAGTCTCGATGATGTACTACAAAGGAGTGAGTAATTTAAGTTGGTTGAGCAACTTTCCGAAACTAGAATTTCTAGGGATGTCCAGCAACGATTCGTGCGAAATAGAATTCGGTCCTCATTTGAGACACTTGAAAGAATTGAGAAACAACTTCCTGTGGGACGAGAAG from Palaemon carinicauda isolate YSFRI2023 unplaced genomic scaffold, ASM3689809v2 scaffold931, whole genome shotgun sequence includes the following:
- the LOC137637705 gene encoding uncharacterized protein, giving the protein MPQPTIRVRPCKRLDSLSLLALEEVLLRGLFLMGKKDQRFDTAIIAAPAHQDVLSYLCARSRARPFKEFEAFLSQNLLESQWQTIVDDLINLMATPVFDSKRIASCSQDEFFLLYSDTELKFKALEVTAKAKEMSEVIYYFLKYLLSDYVTKLDCSWFYSLTRQWVARNRRIFLSWPEIKRGKQDIMFFRHCDFLSARTHFDRMQFDYLNSVSSGILKAVPHFGRLKKINIDHVASGELMWAIGCHCPNLEDISLYVKAHDRTKYSTLFEKKLLCGMTSLYAHKKIVHTSFPGRPVGCPRLLKISLPRVEDETALAKLTGLLLSYLPHLEELTGCNLPEALGAAFMLASPPTLLALRSIEELRYREGLQAICSYMDVKKLLPNVTRVSMMYYKGVSNLSWLSNFPKLEFLGMSSNDSCEIEFGPHLRHLKELRNNFLWDEKKLAGFSRRAPSLEVFHLLEGSLVKRKKSRDPLSFPNMKEVRIIKPSRCDGDLYASLLKSCKNLTCITLEILKCEYLAWFNDELVASVVPSLKKLQVITVRFLASSMYDRHPNSSTTLSKFELTEESFYCFIKGCSDLISIGNIFDWTIPHKKILDIKREAKEKNWALNILPLDDL